One Sphingomonas sp. SUN039 genomic window carries:
- a CDS encoding DUF302 domain-containing protein, with translation MIARPLLLALALTCGLAATGAAQAAPAARAQTAKAEGVVRVRSTHGFDETLVRLKAAIAAKGVRYFDAIDQQALGAEANLPIGKSVIVRFGNPPLGVQFLQANRYAGLDWPVRMLVVEEADGSTWLAWTDFKFMAKRYGITTQNAQFKMASEVAASIATDAAR, from the coding sequence ATGATCGCTCGCCCCCTGCTTCTCGCGCTCGCCCTGACGTGCGGTCTCGCCGCCACCGGTGCGGCCCAGGCTGCCCCTGCGGCACGCGCGCAAACGGCCAAGGCCGAGGGCGTCGTCCGCGTTCGCAGCACGCACGGCTTCGATGAGACGCTGGTCCGGCTCAAGGCCGCGATTGCAGCGAAGGGCGTTCGCTATTTCGATGCCATCGATCAGCAGGCGCTGGGCGCCGAGGCGAACCTGCCGATCGGCAAGTCGGTGATCGTGCGTTTCGGCAATCCGCCGCTCGGCGTGCAGTTCCTTCAGGCCAATCGCTATGCCGGGCTCGACTGGCCGGTACGGATGCTGGTCGTCGAAGAAGCCGATGGCAGCACCTGGCTCGCCTGGACGGACTTCAAGTTCATGGCGAAGCGTTACGGCATCACCACCCAGAACGCGCAGTTCAAGATGGCGAGCGAAGTCGCGGCTTCCATTGCAACGGACGCGGCCCGATAG
- a CDS encoding YeeE/YedE family protein yields MNNIALASIAFAIAAVCAALMGYAIQRGATCMVAAIDELVSQRRATRLVALVEAGIWVAGGLLVAHLLGSLRMSPVGHSVGVATVAGGALLGAGALINRACVFGAIARLGSGEWAYVLTPVGFFLGCLGASQWMTATPPITAPSPLFAAASVLVVPFALFAGWRGVEAFGAVRRREFAAHIWTPHRATMVIGLAFVIMLLTVGSWAYTEALASLARGMASNTEAKLLLFAALLVGALLGGWTAGRLRSVAPTVAEVARCLTGGALMGMGSVLIPGSNDGLILLGLPLLNLYALVALASMTLAIVGGMVIERQLANR; encoded by the coding sequence ATGAATAATATTGCCCTTGCCAGCATCGCCTTTGCGATTGCCGCCGTCTGCGCCGCGTTGATGGGCTATGCCATCCAGCGCGGCGCAACGTGCATGGTCGCGGCCATTGACGAACTCGTAAGCCAGCGGCGCGCAACACGTTTGGTGGCGCTGGTCGAGGCGGGCATTTGGGTCGCGGGCGGGCTCTTAGTTGCCCATTTGCTCGGCAGCCTTCGGATGTCACCTGTCGGCCACAGCGTCGGCGTAGCGACGGTGGCAGGCGGCGCGCTCCTCGGGGCAGGCGCGCTGATCAACCGGGCGTGTGTTTTCGGCGCGATTGCACGGCTCGGGTCGGGCGAATGGGCCTATGTGCTGACGCCGGTCGGTTTTTTTCTCGGCTGTCTGGGCGCAAGCCAGTGGATGACCGCGACGCCGCCCATCACGGCACCCTCGCCGTTGTTTGCAGCGGCATCGGTGCTCGTTGTGCCGTTTGCTCTCTTTGCTGGGTGGCGCGGTGTCGAAGCGTTCGGAGCTGTTCGGCGGCGTGAATTCGCAGCACATATCTGGACGCCGCACCGCGCGACGATGGTTATCGGCCTCGCCTTTGTCATCATGCTGCTAACGGTTGGCAGCTGGGCCTACACCGAAGCACTGGCGTCGCTGGCGCGCGGCATGGCAAGCAACACGGAAGCCAAATTGCTGTTGTTCGCCGCCCTGCTCGTCGGGGCGTTGCTAGGCGGCTGGACAGCAGGGCGATTGCGCTCCGTTGCGCCGACGGTCGCCGAGGTTGCGCGCTGCCTGACCGGCGGCGCGTTGATGGGCATGGGGAGCGTGCTGATTCCTGGCAGCAATGACGGCCTCATCCTGTTGGGCCTGCCACTGCTCAATCTCTATGCGCTTGTTGCGCTGGCGAGCATGACGCTTGCCATTGTCGGCGGCATGGTGATCGAGCGGCAATTGGCGAACCGCTAG
- a CDS encoding LysR family transcriptional regulator: MEMQQVRYFLSVARTLNFTRAAEECNVTQPALTRAIKQLEDELGGELIRREGRLSHLTDLGNRMQPLLMQCFDAALAAKLIAAKVKKGEVPSLSLAVSRTLDLEHLMRPLTEMHRSFAGLQLKLRRGTGAQIAAMLKNGEVDLAIGGPMGESWDRLESWPMFSEAFDLVVGADHPLAMHNDLDLDVELIRDVRFLVHADTDMAEFEAGCLDATGICLDHAHEVDSDRDLEALVVAEFGVAIMPASAMNSARVRHLTCSALDLKRTVAIYSVAGRARSREASALLNLVRSADWSRRLAVEALEDA, encoded by the coding sequence ATGGAAATGCAACAGGTCCGTTACTTCCTGTCGGTCGCGCGCACGCTGAATTTCACGCGCGCGGCGGAGGAGTGCAATGTGACGCAGCCCGCGTTGACCCGCGCGATCAAGCAGCTTGAGGACGAACTCGGCGGCGAACTCATCCGCCGCGAAGGGCGCTTGTCGCACCTGACCGATCTCGGCAACCGGATGCAGCCGTTGCTCATGCAATGCTTTGACGCCGCGCTTGCCGCGAAGTTGATCGCCGCCAAGGTCAAGAAAGGCGAAGTGCCGTCGCTCTCGCTTGCCGTGTCGCGCACGCTCGATCTCGAACACTTGATGCGTCCGTTGACCGAAATGCACCGCAGCTTCGCCGGGCTTCAGCTCAAACTGCGACGCGGTACCGGCGCGCAGATTGCCGCGATGCTCAAAAACGGAGAGGTCGACCTCGCCATCGGCGGGCCGATGGGTGAAAGCTGGGATCGGCTGGAAAGCTGGCCGATGTTCAGCGAAGCATTCGATCTTGTGGTGGGTGCCGATCACCCCTTGGCAATGCACAACGACCTCGACCTCGATGTCGAACTGATCCGCGACGTGCGTTTTCTGGTCCATGCCGACACCGATATGGCCGAGTTCGAAGCCGGCTGCCTCGATGCGACAGGAATCTGCCTCGACCATGCCCATGAGGTCGACTCGGATCGCGATTTGGAAGCACTCGTTGTCGCCGAATTCGGGGTCGCGATCATGCCGGCGAGCGCGATGAATTCCGCAAGGGTCCGTCACCTGACCTGCTCGGCGCTCGATCTCAAACGCACCGTGGCAATTTATTCGGTCGCGGGCCGC